The uncultured Eubacteriales bacterium region CAATCTGGTGAACCACTTAAAGCTGGAAGGGAACCGTTATGTCCTGAATGAGGACAAGCTGACCGCCACCGTCCACAAGGCTGTCCATTTTCTGGATAACGTCATTGAAGTCAATAAGTACCCCCTGCCTGAGATCGATCGAGAGACCCGGGCGACCCGGAAAATCGGCCTGGGCGTCATGGGCTTTGCCGATATGCTCCTGCTGATGGGCATCCCCTACAACAGCGACGAGGGCGTCTCCATGGGTCGGGCGGTCATGGAGCTGGTCCAGACCGAGGGCCACAAGGCAAGCGAAGCCCTGGCCCAGACGCGGGGGGCTTTCCCCCTCTTTGGGGAGAGCACCTATAAGGATGGCGTGCCCCTGCGTAACGCCACCGTCACCACCATCGCCCCCACGGGCACTCTGTCCATCATCGCCGGGGTCTCCTCCGGGGTGGAGCCGGTCTTTGCCTACGCGTACATCCGTAACGTCATGGATAACACCCACCTCATCGAGACCAACCAGATCTTAAAAGACGCCCTGGCCGCCGCCGGGGTCTACAGCGAGGAGCTGATGCACCAGGTGGTGGAGCAGGGTACCCTTGCCCATATCGGCGGCATCCCCGAGGACCTCAGGCGGGTCTTCGTCTGCGCCCACGACGTGGCCCCCGTCTGGCATGTGAAGATGCAGGCGGCCTTCCAGGCCTTCACCGACAACGCCGTGAGCAAGACGGTGAACTTTCCAAACTCGGCCACCAAGGAAGAGGTGGCCGAGGTCTATACTCTGGCTTACGCCCTGGGCTGCAAGGGTACCACTATCTACCGGGACGGCAGCCGGGACGAGCAGGTGCTCAACATCGGCAAGGTCAACGAGAAGGGGAAGGCTGAGGAGAAACCCGTGGACTACGTGGAGGCCGTCATGGCCGCCGACTGTGACAGCCAGGCCTGCCTCCTGCGCAACGGTGCCATCAAGCCCCGGCCCCGCCCCGCCGTTACCATGGGGTACACCGAGAAGGTCCACATCGGCTGCGGCAACCTGTACATCACCGTCAACTACGACGAGAACGGTGTGTGCGAGGTCTTTACCAACACGGGCCGCGCCGGCGGCTGTGCCTCACAGTCCGAAGCCACGGCAAGACTGGTCTCCATCGCCCTCCGCTCCGGGGTGGACAGCGACGAGCTGATTGCCCAGCTCAAGGGCATCCGCTGCCCCTCCTGCCTGCGGCAGAAGGATGTGCCCGTTACCTCTTGCCCCGACGCCATCGCCAAGGCCATCGAGAAGGTGGTCAAAAAGGCCCGGGGCGACAGCGCCCCCAGGGAGCCGATAGCCCCCATCGCCCCCCGGCTGGGAACACCCAACCCCGACCTGACCCCCGCCGAGGCGAAGCTTGCCAAGTACTGCCCTGAGTGCGGCAGCCCCCTGGAGCATGAGGGAGGCTGCGTCACCTGCCGCAACTGCGGGTACTCCAAGTGCGGGTAAACATATGAACGAGAAATGCCCGGAGTGTGTAAGCACTCCGGGCATTTTTTTCTATACTTATATTACCACAAAACGCCACAAATTTCAAGTCTACTCCTTTTCGTCAAATAGGTGTATATACTATGGGAGGAGGTGCGTCGGATGGATTTTTTAGCACTGAGAGAGGTTCAGATCGCGGAGACGGTGAAAACGCTGGAGGCGTGCAACGCGCTGACGGAGGGATATGGGCTCACCCTGTCCTCCGCTCAGGCGCTGGCTTTGGCCCAGCGGCGGGTGGAGGCTCTGCGCCTGACCGACCGGGTGGAGTTCGGGGAAGGGATATTGAAAAAGCTGATTTTCTCCTTCAGGAGTTCCCCATACCTCTGCCAGCAAAATTACGAGGAGACACTGGGAGAGCTCCAGGACATCTTCTACCATTTCAAAAATGAGAGTGACCAGAGCCTCACTGACGACGAGCTGATCGAATTCATGCGGAGCACCTTTGACGGCAAGGCCCAGGGTTCCCTGGAGTACTTGGCCGGGACCGCGCTGGACCGGCTGTGCAGGGAGCTGCGGGGCTGGGAGCCTGACGAGGACGAGCCCTGGGAGGAGGACGAGAATGGAGAATGAACTCTCGCGGCTGGGGAACCCGGAGGAGCTGTACACCTTTCTGGCCAGGCGGGCGGGACTCTACACGGGGCTGGACCACAGCTCGGTGCCGACGGCGCTGGCGGAAGAGCTTTTTGCCTCAGCGGCGTTCACCCTGGAGCAGGGCCGAACCGCCCCAGGCAGTCTGGAGGAGCGGTTTACGGCGGGACTGGCTGCCACCCGGAAAAAGCTGGAGTACGGAAAAACTCTCTGGCAGGCGGTGCGTGAAAGCCTGCCCCAGGCCGAAAACCGCTCCCTGCGGGACACCGTCAGGAATATCGGAACGTTCTGGCGGCGATATGATTATCGCTTTTTTGCCCACCAGATCCCCTGCGACATCGATTATCAGCTCTGCCGCCCGGTAAGCGAGGCACGGCAGGGGGTGGACTACGTCAACGCCTACCTGGAGCGGCTGTGGATGGAGAACGACTTCCTGAACCGATTTGATCCCCGCTATGTCAAGGGCCTATTGACCGCTTACTGTGGGGACTACGGGGGCTTACTCATCAACCTCTACGAGCCGGCGGCAGCGAACGCCCTGGGCCTTGCCCTGTTGGGTGGAGACTTCTCAAAGCTGAATATCACCCCAGAGCAGCGAAGGGAGATCGGGCAGGTCCTCCGCCGGGTGGGACCGGAGCGGCTGGAGGCCGCCGCGGAGAAACTGGCTGAGCTGATGAACCTCCAGCCCAAGACGGCGGGGGAGTACCTGCGGGGCGCAGCCGCCAACTTGGTCCCGCGTGTCCGCGCTGCTGAGTTAAACGGAATTTTCCTGACCTTTGACTAAAACGAAAAAGAAGCCCCGGACCGTTGCGGTCCGGGGCTTCTTTTCTCATCCCTCGATGGCGTCGACCCGGCGGGCGTGGCGGCCACCCTCAAATTCGGTGCCCAGGAAGGTCTCCACGATATGCTCGGCCTCGAAGGGGCCGGTAAAGCCCCCCGCCAAGGCCAGCATATTGGCGTTGTTGTGGGCACGGGTGAGCTGGGCCGAGAGCACGTCCCGGCAAAGGGCGCAGCGGATGCCGGGTACCTTGTTGGCTGTGATGGAGATGCCGATGCCGGTGGTGCAGATGACAATGCCCCTGTCGCATTCCCCCGAGGCCACCGCCTGGGCGGCTGCCCGGCCAAATTCGGGGTAGTCGCAGCTCTCTAAGCTGTTGGTTCCAAAGTCTTTGTAAGCGAGGCCATGGGCCTCCAGATAAGCTATGACATGCTGCTTGAGCTCATAGCCGCCATGGTCACTACCGAGTGCGATCATATTTTATTACCTCCTGATAGTTTAAACGGTCACAGCTTGATCTGGACCGGCGTTCTCTTATCGTAGGTGGTGACGTACCGGAACCCCACGTCCTTCAAGAGCTCGTAGGCCTCCCGAACGCCCTGGCCGATGTAGCAGGCCTTGTGGGCGTCGGCCCCCACCGTGAGGTACTCGCCGCCGCAGTCCCGATAGGCTTCCAGCGTGGGGCGCCACTCCTCCAGAGTCCTGCCGCACCAGGTGTTGAGCTCTATTCCCTTGCCGTGGGCCGCGACTCCCTTTAGGATACCCCGGATGCGGTCGAGATAGCGGTAGACGTCCACCTCCTGCCCGTCCCGGACGCTCATATACCGGACAGGATAAATGATGTGGCCCAGCACGTCGTAGCAGTCTGCCTCCACCAGCCGCTCCATGGAGAGGAAGTAGTCCTCCAGTACCTCATAGCAGAGATCAGAGGAGGTGTAGTCGATATAGTAGAGGTCGGTGGCCCCGGTTTCCACCGTGCGGTTGTGGATCGAGCCGATGACGAAGTCCAGCTCCGGGTGGTCAAGCGTCTGGGCAGCGTCGGCGGCGTCCACCTGCCCGCTGCCAAATTCCATGCCCAGTTTTAGCTTCAGCTTTCCCTTCGTGGCGTCCCGGACGGCACAGTACTGCTCTACCCGGGGAGGCCAGTGCAGAGCCGAGGCGTGCTGACGTTCTCCCTCTCCGGTCAGCAGGTCAAAGTGATCGGTGATGCAAAGCTCTGAGAGGCCCATGTCGATGGCGGCGTTGGCGTTGTCGATGAGGGGGGTGGAGCTGTCGGGGGAGAGCTCTGAGTGGCAGTGGTAGTCGATGAGATACATATGATCCTCCAGGAAAATGAAATACTGTATTCCGCTCTGTGGGGCGGTAAGGCTATCGCGCCGGTGTCTGGCGTGTGTCCAGGGTATACTTGGCCGCTATTCAAGGGGCCATAATTTCCGAAATGCCCGTACCTAGAACGGCCAGGACGGGAGCCATCGCAGGAAGTTGGAGGTGTACCAAACCGGGACTTCCAGCCCGATGAGCACAGGGTAGAATGCGGCGTAAAGCCCAGCCGCGGCCCCGGTGGTGCCGTATACCGCCCAGCGCCAGCCACGGGGCTGACGCTCGGCCAGATCGTTCATCACGTAGGCGAGAGCCAGCACCAGAAACAGGATGGAGGGGAAGTAGTGGTAGGCGAAGGTGGTGCGGCCGATCAAGAACCAGGGGCCTAACTGGGAGAAGAATCCCACCACGATGAAGAAAGCCTTGCCGCAGCGGCGGCGTACCGCCTGGATAGCGCAGGTACCGAGGGCGATCAATCCCGCCCAGGAGACGATGGGGTTATCAAACGCGCCGAAGGCGGTTTTTAGGCCCTGGGTGTACTCCTTGGAGGTGTCCAGGTAGTAGAGGATGGGCCGCCCGTCCACAATCCACTGGTACCAGCGGGAGGAGTATCCGTGGGGCTCGTTGACGCCCTTGTGGTAATTGAGCATATACTTCTGGTTGTCCAGCATCTCCTTGATCACGGTTTGCACCGTGACCTCACCTCGCGCCGCGGCGTAAGGGATGTAGGAGAGGGTATAAATGACGGCGGGGATAGCCACGAAACAGAGGATCGAGAACAGCAGGGTCTTCGCAACCCAGGGGCCGAACCGGGGCGCGCCCTCCTCCCGAGGCCAGTCCCGCCACTTGAAGAAGAGCCCCGCAAAGTAGAGGAGAGCTAGGCCTACCGCTCCGTAGATGACCGTCCACTTGCTGGCCGCGCCGATGCCCCACATGAGACCCGAGAGGAAGAGGGGGAGGGCCCCTTTCTTAAAGCTGGTCCCGGCGGGGAGGGTCAGGTAGCGGTACATGAAGAAGTACATGGCCAGAATGAAGAAGACGCCGTAGGTGTCGATGGTGGCAATGCGGGTCTGCGTCAGGTGCATGAAGTCGAAGGCGAAGAGGGCCGTGCCACAGAGGGCGATGGCGGTTTTGCCGAAGAGGTTTTTCAGGAAGACATAGAGGAGGGGCAGCATCCCAACGCCGAAGAGGGTGCCCACGAAACGCCAGCCGAAGGGGGTCATGCCGAAGGCACGGATGCCCAGACTCATCAATAGCTTGCCCAGGGGTGGGTGGGTGATCTCGTAGGGGTAGATGTTGCGGATATTCTCAAGGGCCGTGCGGGGATGATAGATCTCGTCGAAGTAGGAGGAGTTATACCAGGAGGGGGAGGCAGGAACGCTCGTCTGCTCATCGAAGAGGAGAGCGGCGCGCTCGTCGGTGTAGGCCACGGCACTGCCCGTGATGAGAGTGCCGTCCTGATCGTAGAGGGCCAGCTCGCCCACTTCCACCCAGGGTTTCGAGCCGTCGGGGTGGCCGGTGAGGCGGAGAAATTTTGCCTGGATGGCCTCCTGGGGTTCCACCTCCAGCCACTTGAACATATCCGAGTACTTCTGGGAGAGGGAGGCGGCGGTGGAGCCGCCGTTCTTGGCCCAGTAGGAATAGGCAGGGGTGTCCTCCTCCTTCTCCTGAAACATAAGGGTATACCACGTCTCCCCATCGGCGGAGACCTCCAGCGTGTAGGACCCGGTGTTGAGCCCAGGGTAGTACATGACGCGGGTGAGGGTGCGCTCCTCGCTCAGGGCGAAGGTGGCGGTCACCCCGGAGGCGAGCTGACAGAAATTTTGCGGGTTTACAAAGCTGCCCAGCTGGAAGAAGGCAGTTGCGGCATAGACCGCCGTGAGTAAAATGAGGGGCAGGGCGTCCTTCCGCGCCATGGGGTGGAGCTGAAAGGAGAACGAGAACCGTTCCCTGGGGCTGCTGGCCTGAGCCACCCACTCCAGGGTGCCCGTTCGTGGGGATATGGCGCGCCAATAGTAGACGAATAGACATACGATAGCAGCCAGGCACAAAATTGGCCATAAAAGGACGGGTGTGATATAGGGGGTGATCTGACGAATGAGGTCGGCCATGGGACACCTCCGGAGGGCAAAATAGAAAATAGGGGGGAGCGGCATATAGCCACTCCCCCTATTCTATTTCTTTTTTTTCTTTTTGTCAAAAAATCCTTTGGGGGTTTCCTCACTCTCGTCGGCGGGAATCTCACCCATGGCTCTGGCATAGCTCCGCAGGGCGTCTTTTTGCGCGCCGGTGAGGTTGCGTGGAATCTGGACGTTCACGGTGACGAACTGGTCGCCGCGTCCCCGGCCGTTGATACTGGGAATGCCCTTTCCCCGCAGTCGGAAGGTGGTGCCGGTCTGGGTTCCCTCGGGGAGGGTCCACTTCACCTTGCCGTCCAGCGTGGGGATCTCCAGTTCCGCGCCCAGGGCGGACTGGAGGAAGGTGACGTCCTGGTCGAGGTACACTGAAGTGCCGTCCCGCTTGAAGGCGGAGTGGGGTCGCACGCTGACGCTGACCACCAAGTCACCCGCCGGGCCGCCGTTCTGACCCGCCGCGCCCTGGCCCCGGAGGGAAACGGCCTGCCCGTTGTCGATGCCCGCGGGGATGTGCAGGGTGATCTTCCGCTGCTTGCGGGTGCTGCCTGCGCCGCCGCAGGACTTGCAGGGCTGGTGGATGATCTTGCCGGTACCGCCGCACTTGGGGCACTGGGCCGTCGTGGCGAAGGTGAAGGCTCCGCCGCCCCGCTGGATGCGGATGGTGCCGCTGCCGTGGCAGTCGGGGCAAATCTCGGCGGTGGTGCCGGGAGCGGAGCCGGAACCGCCGCACTCCTCGCAGGTCTCGCTGCGGGTGATGGAAATCTCCTTGTCGCAGCCGAAGGCCGCCTCCTCAAAGGAGATGGTGATGCTTGCCCGCAGAGTGTCCCCCTTCCGGGGGCCGTTGCGTCGTGCGCCGGAGGAGCCGTTGTCTCCAAAGCCGCCGCCAAAGAAGGAGCCGAAGATATCCCCCAGGTCGAAATCGCCAAAGTCGGCGGATGTGAAACCGCCGCCAGGGCCACCCGCGCCGAAGTTGGGGTCCACCCCCGCGTGGCCGAACTGGTCGTACCGTCCGCGCTTATCCTTGTCGGACAGGACCTCGTAGGCCTCGTTTACCTCCTTGAACTTGCCCTCAGCCACCTTGTCGCCGGGGTTCAAGTCCGGGTGGTACTGCTTGGCCAGTTTACGGTAGGCTTTTTTAATATCGTCGTCACTGGCGCTCTTGGAGACGCCCAGGACCTCATAATAATCTCTCTTTTGGTCCGGCATGTTGCCTCACCTCTCTGTTGAGGGATTTTAAAAACGTACGGCCTGCGGCCGCCTGCTGAAACAGTCCGCGTGGGACGGAGGAAACTCCCCCGTCCCACCGCAGAGCATATGTCTTACTTCTGGTCGTCGTCGATGACCTGATAGTCGGCGTCCACCACGTTAGGGTCGCTGCCGGTGGCGTCGCCGCCGGCAAAGCCTGCGCCGCCCATGTCGGGGCCTGCGCCGGCCTGACCGCCGGCTTGGCTGTACAGCTTTTCGCTGATGGGGTAGAAAGCCTTGGAGAGCTCCTCGGTGGCGGTTTTAATGGCCTCTACGTCGGTGCCCTTGAGGGCGTCCTTCAGCTTGGTAAGGTGGCTGTCCAGGGTGGACTTGTCGTTTGCGTCGATCTTGTCCTTCAGATCATCCATGACCTTCTCGGTCTGGTAGACCATCTGGTCCCCCTGGTTGCGCACGTCCACCTCTTCCTTCTTCTTGGCGTCCTCGGCAGCGAACTGCTCGGCCTCGCGGACCGCCTTCTCCACGTCGTCCTTGGACATGTTGGTGGAGGAGGTGATGGTGATGTGGGCGTCCTTGCCGGTGCCCAGATCCTTGGCGGAGACGTTCACGATGCCGTTGGCGTCGATGTCGAAGGTGACCTCGATCTGGGGTACGCCGCGGCGCGCCGGGGCAATGCCGTCCAGGTTAAAGCGGCCCAGGGTCTTGTTGTACTGGGCCATCTCACGCTCGCCCTGAAGCACGTGGACCTCAACGCTGGTCTGGTTGTCCGCGGCGGTGGTGAAGGTCTGGCTCTTCTTGGCGGGGATGGTGGTGTTGCGCTCGATGAGCTTGGTCATCACGCCGCCCATGGTCTCGATGCCCAGAGAGAGGGGGGTCACGTCCAGCAGCAGCAGGCCCTTCACGTCGCCCACCAGCACGCCGCCCTGGAGGGCGGCACCAATGGCCACACACTCATCGGGGTTGATGCCCTTAAAGCCTTCCACGCCGGTGATCTTCTTCACGGCCTCCTGCACGGCGGGGATACGGCTGGAGCCGCCAACCAGCAGGACCTTGTGGAGGTCGGAGGTGCTAAGCCCGGCGTCGCTCATGGCCTGGCGCACGGGGCCGGTGGTGGCGTCCACCAGGTGGGCCGTCAGCTCGTTGAACTTGGCCCGGGTAAGGGTCAGGTCCAGGTGCTTGGGGCCGGTGGCGTCGGCGGTGATATAGGGGAGGTTAATGTTGGTACTGGTGACGCCGGAGAGCTCGATCTTCGCCTTCTCGGCGGCCTCCTTCAGACGCTGCATGGCCACCTTATCGCCCGTCAGGTCAACGCCCTCGGTCTTCTTAAACTCGGCGGCCAGGTAGTCCATGATGCACTTGTCGAAGTCGTCGCCGCCCAGGCGGTTGTTGCCCGCGGTGGCCAGTACCTCGATTACCCCGTCACCCACCTCGAGGACGGACACGTCGAACGTGCCGCCGCCCAGGTCGTAGACCATGATCTTCTGGTCGGACTCCTTGTCCGCGCCGTATGCCAAGGCCGCGGCGGTGGGCTCATTGATGATGCGCTTAACATCCAGGCCGGCGATGCGTCCGGCGTCCTTGGTGGCCTGGCGCTGGGCGTCGGTAAAGTAGGCGGGCACGGTGATGACCGCCTCGGTGACGGTCTGGCCCAGATAGGCCTCGGCGTCCGCCTTCAGTTTTTGGAGGATCATGGCGGAGATTTCCTGGGGGGTGTAGCTCTTGTTGTCGACGTGCACCTTGTAGTTGCTGCCCATCTCGCGCTTGATGCTCATGACGGTGCGGTCGGGGTTGGTGATGGCCTGGCGCTTTGCCACCTGGCCCACCATGCGCTCACCGTCCTTGGAGAAGGCGACGACGGAGGGGGTGGTGCGGTTGCCTTCCGCGTTGGGGATTACGACGGCCTCGCCGCCCTCCATGACAGATACGCAGCTATTGGTTGTGCCAAGGTCGATGCCAATAATTTTAGACATAATATTTTTCCTCCAATAAAAAGAAATTGGTTTTAAACGAAATAATAACCGACGAACAGGGGAGATAACGACGGATCAGAGTGAAATAGAAGGATTTCTTAATTCGCAACCTTGACCATCGCAAAGCGAATGACCTTTTCGCCGGACTGGAACCCCGCCTGAAAGACCTCCACGACGGTGCTCTCGCCTGCATCGGCGTCCTCCACGTGCATGACGGCGTTGTGGAGCTTGGGGTCGAAGGGCTGGCCGAGGGCGGAGATCTCCTCAATACCCAGCTTGGCAAGTATCTCCTTGAGCTGCGCCATGGTCATCTCCACGCCCCTCTGGTAGGCGGCATCGGAGCACTCCAGCTTTAAAGCTCGCTCCAGGTTGTCGTACACGGGAAGAAAGGCAGCTGCGGTGTCAAATTTGGCGTCGGCCCAGGTGGTTTCCTTCTCCTTCTGGCTCCGGCGGCGGAAATTATCGTACTCGGCGGCCAGGCGGAGGAACTGATCCTCCTTGTCCTTGAGGGCGGCCAGGGCCTTTTCCGTGTTCTCCAACGCGGCAGAGAGCTCCTCGCTGGACGGTGCGGCCTCGGTCACGACCGCCTCCTGCTGGGGGGTCACGGGTTCTTCCTGCTGAGGCGTCTCGTGGAGCGCCTCCTCGTGCGGCTGATCTTTTTTACTCATGGGTGCCTCCTAAATTATCGTCGTCCTTCCTCGGCGGCAGGCCGCCCCGGCCAAAGAGGCGGGACAGGCCATCGGCAAGGTAAGAGAGCCGGGCGGTGATTTTGGCATAGTCCATACGGGTGGGGCCTACCACGCCGATGACGCCCCGCATTCCCTCGCCAATGTCGTAACTCGCCATGACCACGCTGGTGTCCTTCAGCGCATCGGCCACGTTCTCCGGGCCGATGAGGATCTGCGTGGGGTCGCCTTCCCGGGGAATGGGGAAATGGGAGAGGTCGTTGTCCCCGGAGAGGTAGCTCATCAAGGTCTGGGCCTTGTCGAGGCTGCGATACTCCGGGTGCTCCAGCAGGTGGGAAAGGCCCGCCGTGTGAACCTGGCGGCTCTCCAGCTCCTCCAGCACCTCAATGGCGAAGGAGACCACCAGAGAGATGAGCCCGTATGCCTCACCTGCGGCGTGCTGGGCGAGGCGCAGCAGCTCCGGGGTGATCTCCTCCAGCGTGAGTCCCGTAAAAGAGGCGTTGAGGAGGGTGTTCAATAGCTGGAGCTGGGTTTCGTTCAAATCGCTGGGGAGACGGATGAGCCGGTTGCGTACCACATTGGTGTCGGTCATCACCACTATGATGAACGCGCTGCTCTCCACCATCAAAAGGTCAAACCGGCGGACGGTCACCCGGGAGCGGCCCGAGGAGAGGGCGAAGGCGGGGTACTGCGTGAGCTGACTTACAATGCGCCCGGCCTGGTCGATGACCCGGTCCAGCTCCGCCATCTTCATGCGCAGGGCGGAGTTGATGCGCTCGGTCTCCTGGAGGGAGAGCTTGTGGGCCTCCATCAGCTCGTTGACGTAGAGCCGATAGCCTCTGGAGGACGGGATGCGCCCGGCGGAGGTGTGAGGCTGCTCCAGGAAACCCAGGGCCTCCAGGTCGGACATCTCGTTGCGGATGGTGGCCGAGGAGATGTCCAGCCCGGAGGATTCAGCGATGACCTTTGAGCCGACCGGCTCGGCAGTCTCAATATAGTTTTCGACGATGGCACGGAGAATACGCTTCTTTCTCTCTGATAAATCCATCGTATCCTCCTCCTTTGTCCAGTGTGCGCTATGTTAGCACTCGCTGTTCCTGAGTGCTAAAGATAATGTACCACCAGACCCCAGGAATGTCAATACTTCAGGTTGTAAATGATTTGTGAACGGAAAAGAAAAGCAATTAAGCGCAGCGATTGCTAAAACGCGGCGTGGGACATACCCACGCCGCGTTTTACGTCTATGTAGTTTCCCCCATGCTTACCTGAGTCACATCGTTGATCCATACTCGGCTCCTCAGGCGGGAGACGCCGAAACCAAACTTTACCACGTTCTCCATGCAGATGCCCACATAGACGGCGAAGATGCCCCACTGAAACACCAGACCGAAGAGGGCGGCCAGAGGGATAGCCACCAGCCAGAGGGGGAGAATGTCGATGATCATAGCCATGCGCACATCTCCGCCGCCCCGGAGGACGCCCACGGTGTTGGTGCTGTCAAAGCTGCGCAGGGGCAGCACCACGCCGGTGAAGGAGAGCATCATGGTGCAGATGCCCGCCGCAGAGGCGGAGAGCTTGAAGATGGGGTAGACCAGGGGCGCCAGGAGCAGCCGGGTACCCACCAGCATAAAGCCTCCCACCAGCGCCCCGCAGGCGAAGGCCAGCGTGTCCATGGTGAGACCCACCTGATAGACCGTCTCCTTATCCCGTCCCGCGCCGATCTCCCGGCCCACCACGATGCCCGCGGTGGCGGCGATGGCGAAAATGGCCACGGTGCAGATGTCCTCAATACCGCCCGCCAAGGCACGAGCGGCGAGGATCTCGGTGGAGCCTGCCATATGGCCCATGATGACCTTATAGAGGCTGGTGCCCAGCCCCCACAGGCTTTCATTGAAAACTACAGGAGCGGCGTATTGGGCAAACTTGGCCGCGACCTCCATGCCCGGACGAAACAGGAGTGAGAACTTGAGCCGGAAACGGCGGTTCGTGGAAGCATAAATCACCACGATGGCAAGCTCCAGCATTCGGGCCCAGAGTGTGCTCCAGGCAGCGCCGGCCACGCCCATGGCGGGCGCGCCCAGATTACCGAAGATAAGAAGCCAGTTGAGGAACACGTCGGTGGACGTGGAGATCGAAAAGATGATAAAGCCCAGCTTCGGGTTCTCCATGCTGCGGTGGGCCCCTATGTACACGCTGGAGATGCTGCCGAAGAGGTAGGAGGGTCCCACGATGCGGGTGTACTCGGCTGCGGGGCCAATGAGGGTGGCGTTGTCGGTGAGCAGGCCCATCAGCGCCTCCGGGAAGAAAAGGGTCACCGCCGCAAAGACGGCAGAGATGGACAGCGCCACGTAGCAGCCGATCCCGATGACGCGGTTGATGGACTCCATGTCCTTCTTGCCCCAGAACTGGCTTATGAGAACCGACGACCCGCTCTGCAGCCCGAAGAGAATGAGCTGAATGACGAACATGGGGATGTTGGCCAGATTCACCGCA contains the following coding sequences:
- the dnaJ gene encoding chaperone Hsp40, co-chaperone with DnaK (Evidence 2a : Function of homologous gene experimentally demonstrated in an other organism; PubMedId : 10210198, 10891270, 1826368, 3003084, 3003085, 8764403, 9822822; Product type f : factor), with product MPDQKRDYYEVLGVSKSASDDDIKKAYRKLAKQYHPDLNPGDKVAEGKFKEVNEAYEVLSDKDKRGRYDQFGHAGVDPNFGAGGPGGGFTSADFGDFDLGDIFGSFFGGGFGDNGSSGARRNGPRKGDTLRASITISFEEAAFGCDKEISITRSETCEECGGSGSAPGTTAEICPDCHGSGTIRIQRGGGAFTFATTAQCPKCGGTGKIIHQPCKSCGGAGSTRKQRKITLHIPAGIDNGQAVSLRGQGAAGQNGGPAGDLVVSVSVRPHSAFKRDGTSVYLDQDVTFLQSALGAELEIPTLDGKVKWTLPEGTQTGTTFRLRGKGIPSINGRGRGDQFVTVNVQIPRNLTGAQKDALRSYARAMGEIPADESEETPKGFFDKKKKKK
- the dnaK gene encoding chaperone Hsp70, co-chaperone with DnaJ (Evidence 2a : Function of homologous gene experimentally demonstrated in an other organism; Product type f : factor) yields the protein MSKIIGIDLGTTNSCVSVMEGGEAVVIPNAEGNRTTPSVVAFSKDGERMVGQVAKRQAITNPDRTVMSIKREMGSNYKVHVDNKSYTPQEISAMILQKLKADAEAYLGQTVTEAVITVPAYFTDAQRQATKDAGRIAGLDVKRIINEPTAAALAYGADKESDQKIMVYDLGGGTFDVSVLEVGDGVIEVLATAGNNRLGGDDFDKCIMDYLAAEFKKTEGVDLTGDKVAMQRLKEAAEKAKIELSGVTSTNINLPYITADATGPKHLDLTLTRAKFNELTAHLVDATTGPVRQAMSDAGLSTSDLHKVLLVGGSSRIPAVQEAVKKITGVEGFKGINPDECVAIGAALQGGVLVGDVKGLLLLDVTPLSLGIETMGGVMTKLIERNTTIPAKKSQTFTTAADNQTSVEVHVLQGEREMAQYNKTLGRFNLDGIAPARRGVPQIEVTFDIDANGIVNVSAKDLGTGKDAHITITSSTNMSKDDVEKAVREAEQFAAEDAKKKEEVDVRNQGDQMVYQTEKVMDDLKDKIDANDKSTLDSHLTKLKDALKGTDVEAIKTATEELSKAFYPISEKLYSQAGGQAGAGPDMGGAGFAGGDATGSDPNVVDADYQVIDDDQK
- the grpE gene encoding Protein GrpE, producing the protein MSKKDQPHEEALHETPQQEEPVTPQQEAVVTEAAPSSEELSAALENTEKALAALKDKEDQFLRLAAEYDNFRRRSQKEKETTWADAKFDTAAAFLPVYDNLERALKLECSDAAYQRGVEMTMAQLKEILAKLGIEEISALGQPFDPKLHNAVMHVEDADAGESTVVEVFQAGFQSGEKVIRFAMVKVAN
- the hrcA gene encoding Heat-inducible transcription repressor hrcA gives rise to the protein MDLSERKKRILRAIVENYIETAEPVGSKVIAESSGLDISSATIRNEMSDLEALGFLEQPHTSAGRIPSSRGYRLYVNELMEAHKLSLQETERINSALRMKMAELDRVIDQAGRIVSQLTQYPAFALSSGRSRVTVRRFDLLMVESSAFIIVVMTDTNVVRNRLIRLPSDLNETQLQLLNTLLNASFTGLTLEEITPELLRLAQHAAGEAYGLISLVVSFAIEVLEELESRQVHTAGLSHLLEHPEYRSLDKAQTLMSYLSGDNDLSHFPIPREGDPTQILIGPENVADALKDTSVVMASYDIGEGMRGVIGVVGPTRMDYAKITARLSYLADGLSRLFGRGGLPPRKDDDNLGGTHE
- a CDS encoding MATE efflux family protein; this translates as MFSYLKRGKGFYRNILFLALPIILQNLVTTSLGLMDTFMVGMLGEVPLAAVNLANIPMFVIQLILFGLQSGSSVLISQFWGKKDMESINRVIGIGCYVALSISAVFAAVTLFFPEALMGLLTDNATLIGPAAEYTRIVGPSYLFGSISSVYIGAHRSMENPKLGFIIFSISTSTDVFLNWLLIFGNLGAPAMGVAGAAWSTLWARMLELAIVVIYASTNRRFRLKFSLLFRPGMEVAAKFAQYAAPVVFNESLWGLGTSLYKVIMGHMAGSTEILAARALAGGIEDICTVAIFAIAATAGIVVGREIGAGRDKETVYQVGLTMDTLAFACGALVGGFMLVGTRLLLAPLVYPIFKLSASAAGICTMMLSFTGVVLPLRSFDSTNTVGVLRGGGDVRMAMIIDILPLWLVAIPLAALFGLVFQWGIFAVYVGICMENVVKFGFGVSRLRSRVWINDVTQVSMGETT